The proteins below come from a single Tachypleus tridentatus isolate NWPU-2018 chromosome 13, ASM421037v1, whole genome shotgun sequence genomic window:
- the LOC143237249 gene encoding betaine--homocysteine S-methyltransferase 1-like, giving the protein MLMQNLEHRKHVSRSQKPLRKEFLRAGSDVMQAFTFYASESNRKYRGNEAGENFSV; this is encoded by the exons ATGTTAATGCAGAACCTTGAACACCGGAAGCATGTGTCGAGATCCCAGAAGCCGCTTAGAAA AGAATTCCTCAGAGCTGGTTCAGATGTAATGCAAGCCTTTACATTTTATGCCAGCGAGAGTAACCGAAAATACAGGGGAAATGAAGCTGGAGAAAACTTTTCC GTTTAA